The nucleotide sequence GATCTCGGGGTGGTTGTTCTTCCGGCTCAGATGCGCCAGCACGATGGTGGCGGCGGCGCCATCGAAGTCCTGGGCCAGAAACCGGCCGAGATCCCGGTTGCTCAGGTGGCCCACCCGGCTCAGGACGCGCTGCTTGAGCGGCCAGGGATAGGGGCCTATTTTGAGCATCTCCTCGTCGTGGTTGGACTCGATGACCAGGCAGTGGGACTGCCGGATCCGCTGGCGGACCAGCTCCGTCATGCAGCCCAGATCGGTGACGTGCGCCAATTGGACGCCCCGGCAGCGGATGATGAAGCCGCAGGGGTCCACGGCGTCATGGGAGACGGCGAAGGGGATGACCTCAAGGGGCCCGACACCGAACGGCTGCCCGACCTGGAAGTGCTCCGCGGGGGCTTCCGTGCCGTTCAGCGCGGTGCCGGCGGCGGTGCCTGGGGACAGGAATACGGGCACCGGCGCGGATTTGAGGAAGACCGGCAGTCCGCCGATGTGGTCCCGGTGCTCGTGGCTGATCAGGATCCCGGACAGGCGATCGGGGCGGATGCCCGCCTCCCGCAGACCGTGGCTGATGCGCCGGGCATTGAGCCCGCAGTCGATGAGGATGTGGCAGTCCCCCGAGGAAACGAGGGTGCAGTTGCCGCCGCTGCCGCTGCCAAGGAGACGTACTTTCAACATGGTGTCGGCGCCTGGGTGGTCATCTCAAGCGTGCCAAATTATCACACCCGTCAGGGGCGCGCAAGGCACATTCCGCGGTGCGGCCGGCCTGCGCCCGGAGCCGCTCAGCGAGGCGGCGGCGGTGCGGCGGGCTCCGCTGGCGGCACCAGCCCGGCCGCGTGGCGGCGATCCTCCAGCGTCAGGATCACCCGCGGCGCCGCGGGGTGATCCGTGTGCACGACCAGGTGCGTCGGCGGCTGCATGGGGAGTGTGGTTTCCAAATCCAGGCGGAACGTGATTTTCTGGACGTGGACCGGTTTCCCCCCC is from Acidobacteriota bacterium and encodes:
- a CDS encoding MBL fold metallo-hydrolase translates to MLKVRLLGSGSGGNCTLVSSGDCHILIDCGLNARRISHGLREAGIRPDRLSGILISHEHRDHIGGLPVFLKSAPVPVFLSPGTAAGTALNGTEAPAEHFQVGQPFGVGPLEVIPFAVSHDAVDPCGFIIRCRGVQLAHVTDLGCMTELVRQRIRQSHCLVIESNHDEEMLKIGPYPWPLKQRVLSRVGHLSNRDLGRFLAQDFDGAAATIVLAHLSRKNNHPEIARQNVRDALAERTAARADAFEIIVADQDRPTPLITID